A genomic window from Pecten maximus chromosome 6, xPecMax1.1, whole genome shotgun sequence includes:
- the LOC117329173 gene encoding anoctamin-4-like isoform X14 codes for MGPKLQLLDPHKKFITKSKGEDSEEEENDVITNLPVIEAVASAVRWRKKTDVKKRGTVRTRRFERRYTELGPLLIPEQKRVDYVLVHDNKSSKDTKDPDKKKSLEDKEYKRDCFEKEMIEQGFFIQKDDFGDHVFVKLHCPFKRLCMEAEAVKLEMRLKDCPNYEPEPTNFVRRFMEKYLETDDEVDFISAPFLMDRIQLYQDFEDPTHFFRPATRSLLVDHILINLDIKKQTENKPSKEVIQPVDHKDVDKDPENAKRSSSLCACCGSSDQSTDSTSQQSSSFWNCFSCCNSESEALDPIRGEKQMQKWDNMELKQSEYGRRFGLPYLMMKDVYTDAFILHEESERSKQREELKKEFFKEEDEMELDSDPRKDLDDTWTKYYKFQPLWKIRNYFGEKIALYFAWSGLLVTSLWIPTLFGFAIFLFGLITSSISPTTTLERPANATVVELIKIEMEELLEVVKLAFDNDVTPFFALLVCLWGTVFLEMWKRKSATLAYEWDVDNYDSNEPDRPQFFGTKVKKDPVTSEENWFYPVRKQVLKYIFSASTLLFMVSLVLASLVGVIVYRVIIAVDLCPGMSALECLITTNIVSAILNAASIILLGKVYDKVAIKLTDWENYRTQSGYDDALVIKLFAFQFANNYASCVYIAFFRGNFDLFGVFGLGEDYRDDCSGTCMSQLSFQVLTLMLVKPFPKMFKDIVLPLLLKLWRMRPAWCCRCACCPCLNNKIGEKSPEDIVEADRQITNSYIEMEYLKPTLGDFTLGEYTEKIIQYGFLMLFAASFPLAPLLALVTLLVDIRVDAKRMLWLNRRPIAYIRKDIGRWYSILDFVNSCGVISNGFLIAFTSNWGQQFEFSSKLWIVIIFEHMVFGLKFLLAYLIADVPRPIRLAMRREKFQVARILNSVAGDAPTDYSTLVLKEKKRSHGKVSLSGVDVESPPKKGNTTKGKPNKDGWLTSSSSDSDLDE; via the exons ATGGGCCCCAAACTACAGCTTCTAGATCCTCATAAAAAGTTTATCACCAAGTCCAAGGGGGAGGATTCCGAGGAGGAAGAGAATGATGTCATCACAAACTTACCTGTCATCGAAGCTGTTGCATCTGCAGTTCGATGGCGTAAGAAAACAGATGTCAAGAAAAGGGGCACAGTACGGACACGAAGATTTGAGCGCAGATATACAGAGTTGGGACCTTTGTTAATCCCAGAACAAAAACGTGTAGATTATGTGTTGGTTCATGACAACAAATCGTCAAAAGATACCAAAGATCCAGACAAGAAAAAATCCTTGGAAGACAAGGAATATAAACGTGACTGTTTTGAGAAAGAAATGATTGAACAAGGTTTCTTCATTCAGAAAGATGATTTTGGAGATCATGTGTTTGTGAAACTACACTGTCCATTTAAAAGGTTGTGTATGGAAGCAGAAGCTGTTAAACTGGAGATGCGACTCAAAGAT TGTCCTAACTATGAACCGGAACCTACCAACTTTGTTAGGCGATTCATGGAGAAGTACCTGGAGACTGATGATGAAG ttgACTTTATTAGTGCCCCTTTCCTGATGGATAGAATCCAGCTGTACCAAGACTTTGAAGACCCGACCCATTTCTTCAGACCTGCCACACGTTCACTTCTG GTGGATCACATCCTCATCAACCTTGACATAAAGAAACAGACTGAGAATAAACCCAGCAAAGAAGTCATACAGCCTG TAGATCACAAAGATGTAGACAAAGATCCAGAAAATGCCAAAAGATCCTCCTCACTGTGTGCCTGTTGTGGAAGCTCTGATCAATCTACCGATTCCACAAGCCAACAATCATCTTCCTTTTGGAATTGTTTCTCTTGTTGTAACTCTGAAAGTGAAGCCTTAGACCCAATAAGAGGTGAAAAACAGATGCAAAAGTGGg ACAATATGGAGCTGAAACAGAGCGAGTATGGTCGAAGGTTTG GTCTACCATACTTGATGATGAAGGATGTTTACACGGACGCCTTCATTCTCCATGAGGAATCAGAACGCAGCAAACAGCGAGAAGAGTTAAAAAAAGAGTTCTTCAAAGAGGAAGATGAGATGGAATTGGACAGTGACCCTAGGAAAGATCTAGATGACACTTGGACTAAATACTATAAGTTTCAGCCATTATGGAAAATACGCAATTATTTTGGAGAGAAAATTGCTCTGTATTTTGCTTGGTCTGGTTTACTGGTTACCAGTCTGTGGATTCCTACACTGTTTGGATTTGCGATATTTCTTTTTGGATTAATTACCAG TTCTATCAGTCCAACTACAACACTGGAGAGACCTGCCAATGCCACAGTTGTAGAGTT AATAAAGATAGAGATGGAGGAATTGCTTGAGGTTGTCAAACTTGCCTTTGACAATGATGTGACACCTTTCTTTGCTTTATTGGTTTGTTTGTGGG gtacagtGTTCCTGGAGATGTGGAAACGTAAGAGTGCCACACTGGCCTATGAATGGGATGTAGACAATTACGACAGTAATGAGCCAGATCGTCCACAGTTTTTTGGGACAAAGGTCAAAAAAGATCCAGTAACATCAGAGGAGAATTGGTTTTATCCTGTGAGGAAGCAGGTCCTTAAATACATCTTTTCGGCTTCAACCCTACTATTTATG GTGAGCTTGGTTCTGGCCAGTTTAGTGGGTGTGATCGTGTACAGAGTTATAATTGCGGTGGACCTGTGTCCGGGTATGTCTGCTTTGGAATGTCTTATCACCACCAACATCGTATCTGCGATTCTCAACGCTGCGTCCATTATACTTCTCGGCAAA GTATATGACAAAGTGGCCATCAAATTAACAGACTGGG AGAACTACAGAACACAGAGTGGATATGATGATGCTCTCGTCATTAAGTTATTTGCCTTCCAGTTTGCCAACAATTACGCTTCTTGTGTGTACATAGCTTTTTTCCGTGGG AACTTTGACCTGTTTGGTGTTTTTGGACTTGGAGAGGATTACCGCGATGACTGTTCTGGAACCTGCATGTCCCAACTCTCCTTCCAAGTCCTGACACTTATGTTGGTGAAACCATTCCCAAAAATGTTCAAGGACATTGTCCTGCC GTTGCTGTTGAAGCTGTGGAGAATGCGTCCTGCCTGGTGTTGTAGATGTGCCTGCTGTCCCTGCTTGAACAATAAAATTGGAGAAAAATCTCCAGAAGATATCGTTGAGGCTGATCGCCAAATCACCAACTCGTATATTGAGATGGAGTACTTAAAACCCACACTAGGGGATTTCACACTCGGGGAATACACTGAGAAGATCATACAGTATGGATTTCTTATG ttgTTTGCAGCCTCTTTTCCTCTGGCTCCTCTCCTGGCCTTGGTGACATTGCTGGTGGATATCAGAGTGGACGCAAAGAGGATGTTGTGGCTAAACCGTCGACCTATAGCCTATATACGCAAGGACATTG GTCGCTGGTACAGTATCCTGGACTTTGTTAACAGCTGTGGTGTCATATCCAATGGTTTCCTCATTGCCTTCACCTCCAACTGGGGACAGCAGTTTGAGTTCTCCTCTAAACTCTGGATCGTCATCATATTTGAG CACATGGTGTTTGGATTGAAGTTCCTGCTGGCTTACCTTATAGCTGATGTTCCTAGGCCCATTCGCCTTGCCATGCGAAGG GAAAAATTCCAAGTTGCAAGAATTTTAAACAGTGTAGCAGGCGATGCACCAACAGATTACTCTACACTCGTCCTGAAGGAGAAAAAACGAAG CCATGGTAAAGTGAGTCTATCTGGAGTTGATGTTGAATCTCCCCCTAAAAAAGGCAATACCACGAAGGGTAAACCCAACAAAG ATGGATGGCTGACCAGCAGTTCATCAGATAGTGATCTAGATGAGTAG
- the LOC117329173 gene encoding anoctamin-4-like isoform X1 — protein MGPKLQLLDPHKKFITKSKGEDSEEEENDVITNLPVIEAVASAVRWRKKTDVKKRGTVRTRRFERRYTELGPLLIPEQKRVDYVLVHDNKSSKDTKDPDKKKSLEDKEYKRDCFEKEMIEQGFFIQKDDFGDHVFVKLHCPFKRLCMEAEAVKLEMRLKDCPNYEPEPTNFVRRFMEKYLETDDEVDFISAPFLMDRIQLYQDFEDPTHFFRPATRSLLVDHILINLDIKKQTENKPSKEVIQPVDHKDVDKDPENAKRSSSLCACCGSSDQSTDSTSQQSSSFWNCFSCCNSESEALDPIRGEKQMQKWDNMELKQSEYGRRFGLPYLMMKDVYTDAFILHEESERSKQREELKKEFFKEEDEMELDSDPRKDLDDTWTKYYKFQPLWKIRNYFGEKIALYFAWSGLLVTSLWIPTLFGFAIFLFGLITSSISPTTTLERPANATVVELIKIEMEELLEVVKLAFDNDVTPFFALLVCLWGTVFLEMWKRKSATLAYEWDVDNYDSNEPDRPQFFGTKVKKDPVTSEENWFYPVRKQVLKYIFSASTLLFMVSLVLASLVGVIVYRVIIAVDLCPGMSALECLITTNIVSAILNAASIILLGKVYDKVAIKLTDWENYRTQSGYDDALVIKLFAFQFANNYASCVYIAFFRGNFDLFGVFGLGEDYRDDCSGTCMSQLSFQVLTLMLVKPFPKMFKDIVLPLLLKLWRMRPAWCCRCACCPCLNNKIGEKSPEDIVEADRQITNSYIEMEYLKPTLGDFTLGEYTEKIIQYGFLMLFAASFPLAPLLALVTLLVDIRVDAKRMLWLNRRPIAYIRKDIGRWYSILDFVNSCGVISNGFLIAFTSNWGQQFEFSSKLWIVIIFEHMVFGLKFLLAYLIADVPRPIRLAMRREKFQVARILNSVAGDAPTDYSTLVLKEKKRRKTRSSNYELFDENGVPVVKEDNKTHKNKHSRKEEETPVQMKPPAGKVSSEKGDNSVKPFIQEGTDSDKQAPLVSPSGDRGSVIPIDIDTYIRTYGIKEELWYCDDKDKNNSHGKVSLSGVDVESPPKKGNTTKGKPNKGKKDEDGWLTSSSSDSDLDE, from the exons ATGGGCCCCAAACTACAGCTTCTAGATCCTCATAAAAAGTTTATCACCAAGTCCAAGGGGGAGGATTCCGAGGAGGAAGAGAATGATGTCATCACAAACTTACCTGTCATCGAAGCTGTTGCATCTGCAGTTCGATGGCGTAAGAAAACAGATGTCAAGAAAAGGGGCACAGTACGGACACGAAGATTTGAGCGCAGATATACAGAGTTGGGACCTTTGTTAATCCCAGAACAAAAACGTGTAGATTATGTGTTGGTTCATGACAACAAATCGTCAAAAGATACCAAAGATCCAGACAAGAAAAAATCCTTGGAAGACAAGGAATATAAACGTGACTGTTTTGAGAAAGAAATGATTGAACAAGGTTTCTTCATTCAGAAAGATGATTTTGGAGATCATGTGTTTGTGAAACTACACTGTCCATTTAAAAGGTTGTGTATGGAAGCAGAAGCTGTTAAACTGGAGATGCGACTCAAAGAT TGTCCTAACTATGAACCGGAACCTACCAACTTTGTTAGGCGATTCATGGAGAAGTACCTGGAGACTGATGATGAAG ttgACTTTATTAGTGCCCCTTTCCTGATGGATAGAATCCAGCTGTACCAAGACTTTGAAGACCCGACCCATTTCTTCAGACCTGCCACACGTTCACTTCTG GTGGATCACATCCTCATCAACCTTGACATAAAGAAACAGACTGAGAATAAACCCAGCAAAGAAGTCATACAGCCTG TAGATCACAAAGATGTAGACAAAGATCCAGAAAATGCCAAAAGATCCTCCTCACTGTGTGCCTGTTGTGGAAGCTCTGATCAATCTACCGATTCCACAAGCCAACAATCATCTTCCTTTTGGAATTGTTTCTCTTGTTGTAACTCTGAAAGTGAAGCCTTAGACCCAATAAGAGGTGAAAAACAGATGCAAAAGTGGg ACAATATGGAGCTGAAACAGAGCGAGTATGGTCGAAGGTTTG GTCTACCATACTTGATGATGAAGGATGTTTACACGGACGCCTTCATTCTCCATGAGGAATCAGAACGCAGCAAACAGCGAGAAGAGTTAAAAAAAGAGTTCTTCAAAGAGGAAGATGAGATGGAATTGGACAGTGACCCTAGGAAAGATCTAGATGACACTTGGACTAAATACTATAAGTTTCAGCCATTATGGAAAATACGCAATTATTTTGGAGAGAAAATTGCTCTGTATTTTGCTTGGTCTGGTTTACTGGTTACCAGTCTGTGGATTCCTACACTGTTTGGATTTGCGATATTTCTTTTTGGATTAATTACCAG TTCTATCAGTCCAACTACAACACTGGAGAGACCTGCCAATGCCACAGTTGTAGAGTT AATAAAGATAGAGATGGAGGAATTGCTTGAGGTTGTCAAACTTGCCTTTGACAATGATGTGACACCTTTCTTTGCTTTATTGGTTTGTTTGTGGG gtacagtGTTCCTGGAGATGTGGAAACGTAAGAGTGCCACACTGGCCTATGAATGGGATGTAGACAATTACGACAGTAATGAGCCAGATCGTCCACAGTTTTTTGGGACAAAGGTCAAAAAAGATCCAGTAACATCAGAGGAGAATTGGTTTTATCCTGTGAGGAAGCAGGTCCTTAAATACATCTTTTCGGCTTCAACCCTACTATTTATG GTGAGCTTGGTTCTGGCCAGTTTAGTGGGTGTGATCGTGTACAGAGTTATAATTGCGGTGGACCTGTGTCCGGGTATGTCTGCTTTGGAATGTCTTATCACCACCAACATCGTATCTGCGATTCTCAACGCTGCGTCCATTATACTTCTCGGCAAA GTATATGACAAAGTGGCCATCAAATTAACAGACTGGG AGAACTACAGAACACAGAGTGGATATGATGATGCTCTCGTCATTAAGTTATTTGCCTTCCAGTTTGCCAACAATTACGCTTCTTGTGTGTACATAGCTTTTTTCCGTGGG AACTTTGACCTGTTTGGTGTTTTTGGACTTGGAGAGGATTACCGCGATGACTGTTCTGGAACCTGCATGTCCCAACTCTCCTTCCAAGTCCTGACACTTATGTTGGTGAAACCATTCCCAAAAATGTTCAAGGACATTGTCCTGCC GTTGCTGTTGAAGCTGTGGAGAATGCGTCCTGCCTGGTGTTGTAGATGTGCCTGCTGTCCCTGCTTGAACAATAAAATTGGAGAAAAATCTCCAGAAGATATCGTTGAGGCTGATCGCCAAATCACCAACTCGTATATTGAGATGGAGTACTTAAAACCCACACTAGGGGATTTCACACTCGGGGAATACACTGAGAAGATCATACAGTATGGATTTCTTATG ttgTTTGCAGCCTCTTTTCCTCTGGCTCCTCTCCTGGCCTTGGTGACATTGCTGGTGGATATCAGAGTGGACGCAAAGAGGATGTTGTGGCTAAACCGTCGACCTATAGCCTATATACGCAAGGACATTG GTCGCTGGTACAGTATCCTGGACTTTGTTAACAGCTGTGGTGTCATATCCAATGGTTTCCTCATTGCCTTCACCTCCAACTGGGGACAGCAGTTTGAGTTCTCCTCTAAACTCTGGATCGTCATCATATTTGAG CACATGGTGTTTGGATTGAAGTTCCTGCTGGCTTACCTTATAGCTGATGTTCCTAGGCCCATTCGCCTTGCCATGCGAAGG GAAAAATTCCAAGTTGCAAGAATTTTAAACAGTGTAGCAGGCGATGCACCAACAGATTACTCTACACTCGTCCTGAAGGAGAAAAAACGAAG AAAAACACGATCATCAAATTATGAATTATTTGATGAGAATGGAGTACCAGTTGTCAAAGAAGAtaataaaacacataaaaacaaacattctcGTAAAGAGGAGGAAACACCGGTACAGATGAAACCTCCGGCAGGCAAGGTGTCAAGtgagaagggagacaactctgtaaAACCATTTATACAGGAGGGAACTGACAGTGATAAGCAGGCTCCCCTTGTTAGTCCAAGTGGAGACCGAGGCAGTGT GATTCCAATTGATATAGATACTTACATCAGGACATA TGGTATAAAAGAAGAGCTATGGTACTGTGATGACAAGGACAAAAACAACAG CCATGGTAAAGTGAGTCTATCTGGAGTTGATGTTGAATCTCCCCCTAAAAAAGGCAATACCACGAAGGGTAAACCCAACAAAGGTAAAAAAGATGAAG ATGGATGGCTGACCAGCAGTTCATCAGATAGTGATCTAGATGAGTAG
- the LOC117329173 gene encoding anoctamin-4-like isoform X13: MGPKLQLLDPHKKFITKSKGEDSEEEENDVITNLPVIEAVASAVRWRKKTDVKKRGTVRTRRFERRYTELGPLLIPEQKRVDYVLVHDNKSSKDTKDPDKKKSLEDKEYKRDCFEKEMIEQGFFIQKDDFGDHVFVKLHCPFKRLCMEAEAVKLEMRLKDCPNYEPEPTNFVRRFMEKYLETDDEVDFISAPFLMDRIQLYQDFEDPTHFFRPATRSLLVDHILINLDIKKQTENKPSKEVIQPVDHKDVDKDPENAKRSSSLCACCGSSDQSTDSTSQQSSSFWNCFSCCNSESEALDPIRGEKQMQKWDNMELKQSEYGRRFGLPYLMMKDVYTDAFILHEESERSKQREELKKEFFKEEDEMELDSDPRKDLDDTWTKYYKFQPLWKIRNYFGEKIALYFAWSGLLVTSLWIPTLFGFAIFLFGLITSSISPTTTLERPANATVVELIKIEMEELLEVVKLAFDNDVTPFFALLVCLWGTVFLEMWKRKSATLAYEWDVDNYDSNEPDRPQFFGTKVKKDPVTSEENWFYPVRKQVLKYIFSASTLLFMVSLVLASLVGVIVYRVIIAVDLCPGMSALECLITTNIVSAILNAASIILLGKVYDKVAIKLTDWENYRTQSGYDDALVIKLFAFQFANNYASCVYIAFFRGNFDLFGVFGLGEDYRDDCSGTCMSQLSFQVLTLMLVKPFPKMFKDIVLPLLLKLWRMRPAWCCRCACCPCLNNKIGEKSPEDIVEADRQITNSYIEMEYLKPTLGDFTLGEYTEKIIQYGFLMLFAASFPLAPLLALVTLLVDIRVDAKRMLWLNRRPIAYIRKDIGRWYSILDFVNSCGVISNGFLIAFTSNWGQQFEFSSKLWIVIIFEHMVFGLKFLLAYLIADVPRPIRLAMRREKFQVARILNSVAGDAPTDYSTLVLKEKKRSHGKVSLSGVDVESPPKKGNTTKGKPNKGKKDEDGWLTSSSSDSDLDE, translated from the exons ATGGGCCCCAAACTACAGCTTCTAGATCCTCATAAAAAGTTTATCACCAAGTCCAAGGGGGAGGATTCCGAGGAGGAAGAGAATGATGTCATCACAAACTTACCTGTCATCGAAGCTGTTGCATCTGCAGTTCGATGGCGTAAGAAAACAGATGTCAAGAAAAGGGGCACAGTACGGACACGAAGATTTGAGCGCAGATATACAGAGTTGGGACCTTTGTTAATCCCAGAACAAAAACGTGTAGATTATGTGTTGGTTCATGACAACAAATCGTCAAAAGATACCAAAGATCCAGACAAGAAAAAATCCTTGGAAGACAAGGAATATAAACGTGACTGTTTTGAGAAAGAAATGATTGAACAAGGTTTCTTCATTCAGAAAGATGATTTTGGAGATCATGTGTTTGTGAAACTACACTGTCCATTTAAAAGGTTGTGTATGGAAGCAGAAGCTGTTAAACTGGAGATGCGACTCAAAGAT TGTCCTAACTATGAACCGGAACCTACCAACTTTGTTAGGCGATTCATGGAGAAGTACCTGGAGACTGATGATGAAG ttgACTTTATTAGTGCCCCTTTCCTGATGGATAGAATCCAGCTGTACCAAGACTTTGAAGACCCGACCCATTTCTTCAGACCTGCCACACGTTCACTTCTG GTGGATCACATCCTCATCAACCTTGACATAAAGAAACAGACTGAGAATAAACCCAGCAAAGAAGTCATACAGCCTG TAGATCACAAAGATGTAGACAAAGATCCAGAAAATGCCAAAAGATCCTCCTCACTGTGTGCCTGTTGTGGAAGCTCTGATCAATCTACCGATTCCACAAGCCAACAATCATCTTCCTTTTGGAATTGTTTCTCTTGTTGTAACTCTGAAAGTGAAGCCTTAGACCCAATAAGAGGTGAAAAACAGATGCAAAAGTGGg ACAATATGGAGCTGAAACAGAGCGAGTATGGTCGAAGGTTTG GTCTACCATACTTGATGATGAAGGATGTTTACACGGACGCCTTCATTCTCCATGAGGAATCAGAACGCAGCAAACAGCGAGAAGAGTTAAAAAAAGAGTTCTTCAAAGAGGAAGATGAGATGGAATTGGACAGTGACCCTAGGAAAGATCTAGATGACACTTGGACTAAATACTATAAGTTTCAGCCATTATGGAAAATACGCAATTATTTTGGAGAGAAAATTGCTCTGTATTTTGCTTGGTCTGGTTTACTGGTTACCAGTCTGTGGATTCCTACACTGTTTGGATTTGCGATATTTCTTTTTGGATTAATTACCAG TTCTATCAGTCCAACTACAACACTGGAGAGACCTGCCAATGCCACAGTTGTAGAGTT AATAAAGATAGAGATGGAGGAATTGCTTGAGGTTGTCAAACTTGCCTTTGACAATGATGTGACACCTTTCTTTGCTTTATTGGTTTGTTTGTGGG gtacagtGTTCCTGGAGATGTGGAAACGTAAGAGTGCCACACTGGCCTATGAATGGGATGTAGACAATTACGACAGTAATGAGCCAGATCGTCCACAGTTTTTTGGGACAAAGGTCAAAAAAGATCCAGTAACATCAGAGGAGAATTGGTTTTATCCTGTGAGGAAGCAGGTCCTTAAATACATCTTTTCGGCTTCAACCCTACTATTTATG GTGAGCTTGGTTCTGGCCAGTTTAGTGGGTGTGATCGTGTACAGAGTTATAATTGCGGTGGACCTGTGTCCGGGTATGTCTGCTTTGGAATGTCTTATCACCACCAACATCGTATCTGCGATTCTCAACGCTGCGTCCATTATACTTCTCGGCAAA GTATATGACAAAGTGGCCATCAAATTAACAGACTGGG AGAACTACAGAACACAGAGTGGATATGATGATGCTCTCGTCATTAAGTTATTTGCCTTCCAGTTTGCCAACAATTACGCTTCTTGTGTGTACATAGCTTTTTTCCGTGGG AACTTTGACCTGTTTGGTGTTTTTGGACTTGGAGAGGATTACCGCGATGACTGTTCTGGAACCTGCATGTCCCAACTCTCCTTCCAAGTCCTGACACTTATGTTGGTGAAACCATTCCCAAAAATGTTCAAGGACATTGTCCTGCC GTTGCTGTTGAAGCTGTGGAGAATGCGTCCTGCCTGGTGTTGTAGATGTGCCTGCTGTCCCTGCTTGAACAATAAAATTGGAGAAAAATCTCCAGAAGATATCGTTGAGGCTGATCGCCAAATCACCAACTCGTATATTGAGATGGAGTACTTAAAACCCACACTAGGGGATTTCACACTCGGGGAATACACTGAGAAGATCATACAGTATGGATTTCTTATG ttgTTTGCAGCCTCTTTTCCTCTGGCTCCTCTCCTGGCCTTGGTGACATTGCTGGTGGATATCAGAGTGGACGCAAAGAGGATGTTGTGGCTAAACCGTCGACCTATAGCCTATATACGCAAGGACATTG GTCGCTGGTACAGTATCCTGGACTTTGTTAACAGCTGTGGTGTCATATCCAATGGTTTCCTCATTGCCTTCACCTCCAACTGGGGACAGCAGTTTGAGTTCTCCTCTAAACTCTGGATCGTCATCATATTTGAG CACATGGTGTTTGGATTGAAGTTCCTGCTGGCTTACCTTATAGCTGATGTTCCTAGGCCCATTCGCCTTGCCATGCGAAGG GAAAAATTCCAAGTTGCAAGAATTTTAAACAGTGTAGCAGGCGATGCACCAACAGATTACTCTACACTCGTCCTGAAGGAGAAAAAACGAAG CCATGGTAAAGTGAGTCTATCTGGAGTTGATGTTGAATCTCCCCCTAAAAAAGGCAATACCACGAAGGGTAAACCCAACAAAGGTAAAAAAGATGAAG ATGGATGGCTGACCAGCAGTTCATCAGATAGTGATCTAGATGAGTAG